One window of the Zea mays cultivar B73 chromosome 3, Zm-B73-REFERENCE-NAM-5.0, whole genome shotgun sequence genome contains the following:
- the LOC100381790 gene encoding uncharacterized protein LOC100381790 → MFVSPTNRNNNLTYQDQIDLKSQERRRLMAHISKRAGDDDVVGSKARLSPPRRNSPQPERSRDDQDNTDESTTSTIISLTRIREIGNDFPIQTICRTLGRCHTNIMLLALSSRLGTWRRRERRSMISTCQRDDFHLMTVMAVRLVRVETSAIQEPQQYVDKSMTTQRGERDNTRLNG, encoded by the coding sequence ATGTTCGTCAGTCCAACTAATAGGAATAATAATTTAACTTACCAAGATCAAATCGATTTGAAATCACAAGAACGACGGCGGTTGATGGCACATATTAGCAAAAGAGCCGGAGACGATGACGTTGTAGGCAGCAAGGCGAGGCTGAGTCCGCCGCGAAGGAACAGCCCGCAGCCAGAGCGCTCGCGCGACGATCAGGACAATACCGATGAATCGACGACGAGCACCATAATCAGCCTGACTCGAATCCGCGAGATTGGTAATGATTTTCCAATACAAACAATTTGTCGAACGCTTGGCAGGTGCCACACGAACATCATGCTGCTAGCTCTGTCTTCACGGCTTGGGACTTGGCGTAGACGAGAACGACGATCGATGATATCAACGTGCCAGCGCGACGATTTCCATTTGATGACGGTGATGGCAGTACGACTTGTTCGAGTTGAGACGAGCGCGATCCAGGAACCACAGCAGTACGTCGATAAGTCCATGACGACACAACGAGGTGAACGCGACAACACACGGCTCAATGGGTAA